The following coding sequences are from one Salvia hispanica cultivar TCC Black 2014 chromosome 3, UniMelb_Shisp_WGS_1.0, whole genome shotgun sequence window:
- the LOC125214501 gene encoding ABC transporter B family member 4-like, whose protein sequence is MAEVSPSDEQQSPENAREISEKQSKAIEKVAYYKLFSFADATDWVLMVIGVITSVASGLALPAMTFLYGELANAFGHNVGNQAVVHEVSKVALRFFYLALGSGVAAFSQVSCWMITGERQAARIRNLYLKAILRQDIGYFDKETNTAQIVERMSSDTVIIQDAMGEKIGKLIQLLSSFVGGFIIAFARGWLLTLVLISVIPVLVVAAAFMTIVLTRLASRGQTAYTEAALLVEQTIASIRTVASFTGERRAVDRYEKSLHTAYKAGVQEGLFAGLGSGVSMLALYCSYALAVWFGSKMIIEKGYTGGHVLNIMMAILLGSFFLGQISPCLSAFSAGQVAAFKIFETIIRKPDIDPYSRDGRVMEDLKGDVELRDVDFSYPSRPNDMIFSGFSLRVASGIKLALVGESGSGKSTIISLVERFYDPQRGEILIDGINIKEFQVRWIRGKIGLVSQEPVLFASTIRDNIAYGKDGASLEEIRRAAELANAAKFINNLPQGLDTMVGVNGTQLSGGQKQRIALARAIIKDPRILLLDEATSALDAESEKIVQESLDKVMIDRTTIIVAHRLTTVKNADSIAVIRNGKIVEKGTHTELIQNPYGPYTQLTQLQELEKQNPEADTNEASGRHRISSSSEMSNSARHPFNTETETEMTEAAPQTTPGSSKPNLSLYRLALLNKPELPALILGSTAAVANGIILPLFGLLFSGAIKSFYDPPHQLRRESKFWAGMFVALGAASLVATPAKTYLFAVAGCRLIKRLRLMCFDKVAHMEISWFDKAENSSGAVGLRLSSDVKCVRSLVGESLGLVVQNVATAVAGLLIGFEASWELSLIVMAMLPLIGLHGYVHMKFVLGFSGDSQKLYEEATQLASDGVGNIRTVASFCAEEKVMELHRQKCKQPVKLGTKHGLLSGAGFGMSVFFLYSVYAVSYYAGARLVHAGHITFGEVFRVFIGLTMTAVAISQSGALAPDSGKARAGAASIFKLLDQKSAIDSSENSGMVLENMKGDIQFHHVSFNYPSRPDVQIFRDICLSIQSGKTIAIVGESGSGKSTIISLLQRFYDPNSGEITLDGLEIKKLNLKWLRQQMGLVSQEPVLLNDTIRANIAYGKEGDATEAEVFAAAELANSNKFISSLQKGYDTIVGERGIQLSGGQKQRVAIARAIVKDPKIMLLDEATSALDAESERVVQDALDRAMVDRTTIVVAHRLSTIKNADLIAVIKNGIVAEKGKHETLIDMKHGIYASLVALHNDNSASS, encoded by the exons ATGGCCGAAGTTAGCCCTTCCGACGAGCAACAATCGCCGGAAAATGCCAGAGAAATCTCCGAGAAACAGAGCAAAGCCATCGAAAAAGTTGCATACTACAAACTCTTTTCCTTTGCAGACGCCACGGATTGGGTGCTGATGGTGATCGGAGTGATAACATCCGTGGCGAGCGGTTTGGCGTTGCCGGCCATGACTTTCCTCTACGGAGAATTAGCCAACGCGTTCGGCCACAACGTAGGTAACCAAGCCGTTGTCCATGAAGTCTCCAAG GTGGCCTTAAGGTTCTTTTATCTTGCCTTGGGGTCAGGAGTAGCTGCTTTTTCTC AGGTGTCTTGCTGGATGATCACTGGAGAAAGGCAGGCTGCTCGGATTCGAAACTTATACCTCAAAGCTATACTGAGACAAGATATTGGATACTTTGATAAAGAGACAAACACAGCACAAATTGTGGAGAGGATGTCTAGTGACACTGTTATCATTCAAGATGCTATGGGAGAGAAG ATTGGGAAGCTGATACAGCTTCTATCATCATTTGTTGGAGGCTTCATCATAGCTTTTGCAAGAGGATGGCTTCTCACTCTTGTTCTGATCTCGGTGATCCCTGTCCTCGTCGTTGCAGCCGCTTTCATGACCATTGTGTTGACAAGATTGGCATCCCGTGGCCAGACGGCCTACACAGAGGCCGCTCTTTTGGTTGAGCAGACAATTGCCTCAATAAGAACT GTAGCATCTTTCACTGGGGAGAGGCGAGCGGTTGACAGATACGAAAAATCTCTGCATACAGCTTATAAAGCCGGTGTGCAGGAGGGCTTGTTCGCCGGATTAGGCTCTGGAGTTTCTATGTTGGCCCTCTACTGCAGTTACGCGTTGGCGGTCTGGTTTGGGTCCAAAATGATCATTGAAAAAGGCTATACTGGAGGCCATGTTTTGAACATCATGATGGCTATTCTGTTGGGATCATT TTTCTTGGGGCAAATATCCCCATGCTTGAGTGCATTCTCGGCCGGCCAAGTTGCCGCTTTCAAAATCTTTGAGACGATAATCAGGAAGCCAGATATCGATCCCTACAGTAGAGACGGGCGCGTTATGGAAGACTTAAAGGGGGATGTAGAGCTAAGGGATGTGGATTTCAGCTATCCATCTAGGCCTAATGATATGATCTTCAGTGGCTTCTCTCTTAGAGTAGCAAGTGGGATCAAACTGGCCTTAGTTGGGGAAAGTGGGAGTGGGAAATCAACCATTATCAGTCTTGTTGAGAGGTTCTATGATCCACAGAGAGGTGAGATCTTGATTGATGGGATCAATATCAAAGAGTTTCAGGTGAGGTGGATTAGAGGGAAGATTGGTCTAGTAAGCCAGGAGCCCGTGCTGTTCGCCTCGACAATAAGAGACAACATTGCCTATGGCAAGGACGGGGCGTCCCTCGAAGAAATCAGGCGTGCTGCAGAGCTTGCTAATGCTGCTAAGTTCATCAACAACCTTCCTCAA GGGCTTGACACGATGGTCGGAGTGAATGGAACTCAGCTCTCGGGAGGGCAGAAGCAGAGGATAGCATTAGCCCGGGCGATTATAAAAGACCCGAGGATTTTGCTATTGGATGAAGCTACAAGCGCCCTTGATGCAGAGTCGGAGAAGATTGTGCAGGAGTCGCTAGACAAGGTCATGATAGATCGGACCACCATCATCGTTGCCCATCGTCTAACTACGGTGAAGAATGCAGATTCCATTGCCGTGATCCGCAATGGAAAAATCGTAGAAAAAG GTACACATACCGAGCTAATCCAAAATCCATACGGACCCTACACTCAACTAACTCAACTTCAAGAACTTGAAAAACAAAACCCTGAGGCCGACACCAACGAAGCCTCCGGCCGCCACCGCATCTCATCCTCGTCGGAAATGAGCAATAGCGCACGCCATCCGTTCAACACGGAGACGGAGACGGAGATGACAGAGGCAGCGCCACAAACCACGCCCGGCTCATCAAAGCCTAACTTGTCCCTCTACCGCCTCGCCCTTCTCAACAAACCTGAGCTCCCGGCGCTAATCCTCGGGTCCACCGCCGCAGTAGCAAACGGCATAATCCTCCCCCTCTTCGGCCTCCTCTTCTCCGGCGCCATCAAGAGCTTCTACGACCCGCCCCACCAGCTCCGGCGAGAGTCCAAATTCTGGGCGGGCATGTTCGTCGCCCTCGGCGCGGCGTCTCTGGTGGCGACGCCGGCGAAGACGTACTTGTTCGCCGTGGCCGGGTGCAGGCTGATCAAGCGCCTGAGGCTCATGTGCTTCGATAAGGTTGCGCATATGGAGATCAGCTGGTTCGACAAGGCCGAGAATTCGAGCGGCGCGGTGGGCCTGCGGCTCTCGTCCGACGTCAAGTGCGTGAGGAGCCTGGTCGGAGAATCGCTGGGTTTGGTGGTGCAGAATGTTGCAACGGCGGTTGCGGGTTTGCTGATCGGGTTCGAGGCGAGCTGGGAGCTGTCGCTTATAGTGATGGCGATGCTGCCGCTTATTGGGCTACATGGATATGTTCATATGAAGTTCGTTCTCGGTTTTAGTGGCGACTCGCAG AAGTTGTACGAGGAAGCGACTCAACTTGCGAGTGATGGTGTAGGAAATATTAGAACCGTAGCTTCATTTTGCGCGGAGGAGAAGGTGATGGAGCTTCACCGGCAAAAATGCAAGCAGCCAGTGAAACTAGGGACTAAGCACGGGCTGCTGAGCGGAGCAGGTTTTGGGATGTCCGTCTTCTTTCTATACTCGGTATATGCTGTTAGTTACTATGCTGGGGCTCGACTCGTTCATGCCGGACATATTACATTTGGAGAAGTTTTTCGT GTGTTCATCGGACTGACGATGACCGCGGTTGCTATATCCCAGTCCGGCGCCCTTGCACCCGACAGTGGGAAAGCGAGAGCCGGGGCCGCATCTATTTTCAAGCTTCTTGATCAGAAATCCGCAATCGATTCTTCGGAGAACTCAGGAATGGTCCTAGAAAACATGAAGGGGGATATTCAGTTTCACCATGTTAGCTTTAACTACCCTAGTAGACCTGATGTCCAAATTTTCAGAGATATATGCTTATCAATTCAATCGGGCAAG aCCATTGCTATCGTTGGAGAAAGCGGAAGTGGGAAATCAACGATCATTTCTCTATTGCAACGATTTTATGATCCAAATTCAGGTGAGATCACACTTGATGGTCtagaaatcaagaaattaaacTTGAAATGGCTAAGGCAACAGATGGGGCTTGTGAGCCAAGAGCCGGTTTTATTAAACGACACGATACGAGCCAATATCGCCTATGGAAAGGAAGGCGACGCCACAGAAGCAGAGGTTTTTGCTGCTGCTGAATTGGCTAATTCTAACAAATTCATCAGTTCCTTGCAAAAG GGGTACGATACAATAGTCGGCGAACGGGGAATACAATTATCCGGTGGGCAAAAACAGCGAGTTGCGATTGCACGAGCTATAGTGAAAGATCCGAAGATTATGCTACTTGATGAAGCCACAAGCGCTCTTGATGCCGAATCCGAAAGGGTCGTTCAAGATGCTTTAGACCGAGCCATGGTGGACAGGACCACAATAGTGGTTGCTCATAGATTATCCACTATTAAGAATGCTGATTTGATTGCagttataaaaaatggaatcGTAGCTGAAAAAGGAAAGCACGAGACATTGATTGATATGAAACATGGTATCTATGCTTCTTTGGTGGCACTTCACAATGACAATAGTGCTTcttcttaa
- the LOC125215986 gene encoding uncharacterized protein LOC125215986 produces the protein MAFTTLLIAMLLEIGMSMATFFSHLLLILFAKHYIRCVLATCSFFFSILTLFCLKRNYTARVKSRQGFNRRRLLYYYRGNDGREKWHTPTKGEVVRCVYCVLTFVLASVDFFRIATKKSVNQVLSTFVASFSSVIFVTALIDLLHMYQNS, from the exons ATGGCATTTACGACGTTGCTGATAGCCATGCTTCTTGAG ATCGGGATGTCGATGGCTACTTTCTTCTCCCATTTACTACTAATACTCTTTGCAAAACACTACATCCGGTGCGTCCTCGCTACTtgttctttcttcttctccatatTGACCCTCTTTTGCCTGAAAAGGAACTACACTGCTCGCGTTAAGAGCCGTCAAGGTTTCAACAGGAGGAGATTGTTATACTATTACAGGGGGAATGATGGCCGAGAGAAATGGCATACTCCAACTAAAGGAGAAGTGGTTAGGTGTGTGTATTGCGTGCTCACATTTGTACTTGCTTCGGTTGATTTCTTTAGGATTGCCACTAAGAAAAGTGTGAATCAAGTTCTATCAACATTTGTTGCATCTTTTTCTTCAGTTATTTTTGTCACCGCTCTAATTGATCTACTTCACATGTATCAAAATAGTTAG
- the LOC125216002 gene encoding protein FAR1-RELATED SEQUENCE 5-like, translated as MGQAPKMIVTDQDRGMRAAIRDVLVDTKHRWCMWHIMLKLTDKIPRRCLENEELKKEISACVWSEVLEPEEFEDSWMGIMERYELLHVEWFVTMFGDREMWVPAYFRDFPMGSLIRTTSVSESENSFYKTFTRPRSNLVEFIMNFDHALAAQRNSSSKLDYMDSTIIPLFSSQLVLEKHVATKYTDHMFKRVQREIVDALHHCSTDGLLKDDVLEISTIKDKYSKSWVVTYTTSEDSYSCSCKLFGREGILCSHIFLVFKNRFLKVIPDKYFHVRWLKTALADAIRGPARCLTDPELLSDPNQQSKNKVADIFFSYMKKFDVDSAIIDLFSAGTDELGKSLMTRIHEPSSGDKDKPVKDFYFAENPAVVRVQPPSVVSTKGSKSDSKSRLVSAKEKAIKLNNKPLRQCKKCGEFGHHDSRNCGRQKGK; from the coding sequence ATGGGTCAAGCTCCTAAGATGATTGTTACTGACCAAGATAGAGGTATGAGAGCTGCTATTCGTGATGTTTTGGTGGATACAAAGCATAGATGGTGCATGTGGCACATTATGCTTAAACTTACCGACAAAATTCCAAGGAGATGTCTAGAAAATGAAGAGTTGAAAAAAGAGATCAGTGCTTGTGTGTGGTCTGAGGTACTAGAGCCGGAAGAGTTTGAAGATTCATGGATGGGGATAATGGAGCGTTATGAGCTTCTTCATGTCGAGTGGTTTGTAACAATGTTTGGCGATAGAGAGATGTGGGTCCCTGCCTATTTTAGAGACTTTCCCATGGGGTCTCTTATTAGGACGACGTCTGTTTCCGAGTCTGAGAATAGCTTTTATAAAACATTCACCAGACCTCGCTCCAATCTAGTTGAGTTCatcatgaattttgatcaTGCCTTGGCTGCACAGAGAAATTCTAGCTCGAAGTTAGATTATATGGATTCAACTATTATACCACTGTTCTCCAGTCAGTTGGTATTAGAAAAACATGTTGCAACAAAGTACACTGATCACATGTTCAAGAGAGTGCAACGTGAGATAGTGGACGCATTGCACCATTGTAGCACTGATGGTTTGTTGAAAGATGATGTGTTAGAGATCTCCACAATAAAGGACAAGTATAGTAAATCTTGGGTTGTTACCTACACGACCAGTGAGGATTCGTATTCCTGTTCTTGCAAATTGTTTGGGAGAGAGGGAATTCTTTGTAGtcatatatttttggttttcaaGAACAGGTTTTTGAAGGTTATACCTGATAAGTACTTCCATGTGAGGTGGTTGAAGACTGCCTTAGCTGATGCTATTCGTGGACCAGCTCGATGTTTGACAGATCCTGAACTTTTATCAGATCCAAACCAACAGTCAAAGAATAAAGTTGCTGACATATTTTTCAGTTACATGAAAAAATTTGATGTTGATAGTGCCATCATTGATTTGTTTTCAGCTGGAACTGATGAGCTTGGGAAGAGTCTTATGACAAGAATCCATGAACCATCTTCAGGAGACAAGGATAAGCCAGTTAAAGATTTCTATTTTGCTGAAAATCCAGCTGTGGTTAGAGTACAACCACCATCAGTTGTGTCCACCAAAGGTTCGAAAAGTGATTCCAAAAGCCGTTTGGTGTCCGCGAAGGAAAAGGCTATAAAGTTGAACAACAAACCATTGCGTCAGTGTAAAAAATGTGGCGAATTTGGTCACCATGACTCTAGGAACTGTGGTcgacaaaagggaaaataa